One Flagellimonas sp. CMM7 genomic region harbors:
- a CDS encoding type IX secretion system membrane protein PorP/SprF: MKTIKKHLIMIVVLCGTTTNAQQLPQFTQYMFNTISINPAYAGSRESINMTALHRNQWAGLEGNPTTSTFSVHTPLNNERVGLGLSYMADELGFEKTHYVYGDFSYTVQVTEEAKLSFGLKAGVTNYNLQNPDSNDPFFNSNFNSWKPNFGVGIYLTTNRWYAGISSPRILNTDLNEGEFKALERNSYYAIGGLVLDLSANIKFRPAFITKFTNGAPSTYDITSSFLWNEKIWLGASYRFNDASNFGAFIDFQVSKNIRLGYAYDLPTSIIRPYSGGTHEAILIFEPRLSKKTKLYRSPRYF; encoded by the coding sequence ATGAAAACAATAAAAAAACATTTAATAATGATTGTGGTATTGTGCGGAACGACTACAAACGCACAACAATTGCCACAGTTCACACAGTACATGTTCAATACCATTTCCATAAATCCTGCCTATGCCGGAAGTAGGGAAAGTATTAATATGACAGCTTTGCACCGCAACCAATGGGCAGGTCTGGAGGGTAATCCCACTACCAGCACTTTCTCGGTTCATACCCCTTTGAACAATGAACGTGTGGGCTTGGGCCTTTCTTATATGGCTGACGAATTGGGCTTTGAAAAAACCCATTATGTATATGGAGATTTTTCCTATACTGTTCAAGTAACTGAAGAAGCAAAGCTGTCCTTTGGTCTAAAAGCGGGGGTTACCAATTACAATTTGCAGAATCCGGATTCCAACGACCCGTTCTTTAATTCCAACTTCAACAGTTGGAAACCGAATTTTGGTGTTGGAATTTACCTCACTACTAATAGATGGTATGCCGGGATATCGTCTCCAAGAATTTTGAACACGGACTTGAACGAAGGTGAATTCAAGGCATTGGAAAGAAACAGTTATTATGCCATAGGCGGGCTTGTTCTTGATTTGTCCGCGAACATCAAGTTTCGCCCGGCATTTATCACGAAGTTCACTAATGGAGCACCTTCAACCTACGACATTACTTCCAGTTTTTTATGGAACGAAAAAATTTGGCTCGGAGCATCGTATAGATTCAATGATGCTTCCAATTTCGGAGCTTTTATAGATTTTCAGGTTTCTAAAAATATCAGACTTGGCTATGCTTATGACTTGCCAACTTCTATCATAAGACCTTATTCTGGGGGAACGCACGAGGCTATCCTCATTTTCGAACCAAGATTGTCAAAGAAGACCAAACTCTATAGATCCCCAAGATATTTCTAA
- a CDS encoding LytTR family DNA-binding domain-containing protein codes for MNIVIIDDTTADIEYCKELLAKNFDNSNILECFADSVAGLEYVNKHKPDLLILDMEMPQLGGLDLIKQLKSARTEIVFYTSHAGFALEAYRNFALGFLLKPINEPEFVGIITKALHRLEQEKKGNLGLDNLKSALQALENKKVPIPTMGCTYFPKVMDIVRLESVDSYAKIHLADGNIHLSSYGIKHFEQSLTPPLFFRVHKSHLVNLKRVEKLFPDGTLVMNNGDHIPVARRRRAELLELF; via the coding sequence ATGAACATTGTAATTATAGATGACACAACAGCGGACATAGAATACTGCAAAGAACTTTTAGCGAAGAACTTTGATAACTCCAATATTTTGGAATGCTTTGCTGATTCAGTGGCGGGGCTTGAATATGTTAACAAGCACAAGCCGGATCTTTTAATCCTGGATATGGAGATGCCACAATTAGGTGGGTTGGATCTGATCAAACAATTAAAATCGGCCCGGACAGAAATTGTGTTTTACACCTCCCATGCCGGTTTTGCGCTCGAAGCGTATAGGAATTTTGCCTTGGGCTTTTTATTGAAACCAATAAATGAGCCTGAATTTGTTGGTATCATTACCAAAGCTCTCCACCGATTGGAACAGGAAAAAAAAGGTAATTTAGGACTTGATAATTTAAAAAGTGCATTGCAGGCTTTGGAAAACAAAAAAGTGCCCATTCCGACTATGGGATGTACTTATTTTCCAAAGGTAATGGACATAGTTCGACTTGAGAGTGTGGATAGTTATGCAAAAATACACTTGGCGGATGGCAATATACATTTAAGCTCCTATGGTATCAAACATTTTGAACAAAGCTTGACACCACCGCTTTTCTTTAGAGTGCACAAGTCACACTTGGTCAATTTAAAGAGGGTGGAGAAGCTTTTCCCGGATGGTACATTGGTAATGAACAATGGCGATCATATTCCGGTGGCTAGAAGGAGAAGGGCGGAACTACTGGAACTCTTTTGA
- a CDS encoding gliding motility-associated C-terminal domain-containing protein translates to MKVKYLLTFLILWIFGFTTVQAQCDANNFSVTVTSGSCLANGTISVLLPGGAPCTGWQAILTNPSGVETIRNIPSDGGPIDFNSLATGDYSIRLVNGATVIPYPNNPVQVTTTYQAMLISSSSQAPSCPIGADQYTPDGTLEITIDNGGNGPFLYEATSQFGVQSFGPTANTSHTFANMEGGESVSFTVTDLGCGVSQTQDPVIALNNDIASEYLISGFRRRCAPECSTYDAVFFTNIFSQNRINTVQLPGNATISINGGAPQDLVLENANGSVISFEYPPGLNENDSYVLNFNDGCFTFSGNGTALPINDTLLQLNRDAIYDPVTCTFIHSVSPKGLTGVGEDVYNMFCSTNNLIIEQEITSGVWVNVPLVGGSSSDPLNSGIPFQLPGSGHYRVTASDDCHTIIEEFDTLPEVNPLDDIDIRNSSSVLEGTGALVIDRVPGTASSAPIPATTYEISPVPFVPSITISPSHPFSLAGSYTINFPATYTTSINRSYIGDLPPGDYEINVTDVCNNQAQILHTVSDVSQYNPSVQVVNGCLNSSSIIYDMNPINVASTFNTRVDVELWTDNGNGELGALVQGDIPPDHLSGFFDNISSGDYILRFTNINFRSSNLNENFSVVTLNNDDREYQTLVTVAPFQNIGVTTTGAFCDLNDSSSGMVFAEITSGTPTYPMVYELFDASNLSTPVQTFTETDISVTNHLFQNVSEGSYIVRISTACDGLDSDLDLILAPIQTLITSNNNGPLCSPGENIELSVNLPTSLFDIVWTDDQGNTVGTESSVTISVTTPTTYTASYSLKSVFCPSAQVNTNDIFIDFHPDLVQIGSESTTCNSSGADYRISVEVAGTPPYTVTGTGAPGIFNGNIWTSDPIPAGTDYNVSFEDASTCAILNVSDIAPNCCVFAVTCPTFPDMVVQCYADLPSAISLTETAFEALGNADGLIGDYPCGIIEITVTNSPDMGSCDQTITRTYTVTEYEDTNANGVRDTGENVILNTLDCQQAISVEDAMPPSFVESVPADITVLCTEIPEAATLTAIDNCSPDVQVNFTEQTIFSNTTDDFIIERLWEAVDSCGNVELFQQIINVTQPETEIVIIDVCVDDNNIDLLPYLPPSFDANGVFEVISGDGSLDGSLLDPSDFGVGEHQISYSSEQGICKYFVDFTIRINADCIPCNASEITASTAVTANLDGVNDFFEIKGGEYCNYTFGLQILNRWGRIVYESNDYRNDWSGFSPSNTFGSSITLPSGTYYYIISVIGLEMEPINGYIYLGAD, encoded by the coding sequence ATGAAAGTTAAATACCTACTTACTTTTTTGATACTATGGATTTTTGGCTTTACCACAGTTCAAGCCCAGTGTGATGCAAACAATTTTTCTGTAACGGTCACTTCAGGAAGTTGCCTTGCGAATGGAACCATTAGCGTACTTCTCCCTGGTGGGGCTCCTTGTACCGGATGGCAGGCAATTCTTACCAACCCTAGTGGAGTGGAGACCATAAGGAATATCCCATCAGACGGTGGTCCTATCGATTTTAATTCCTTGGCAACTGGAGATTATAGCATACGATTGGTCAATGGCGCAACAGTAATACCTTATCCAAACAATCCAGTACAGGTAACTACTACGTACCAGGCCATGCTCATTTCCAGTAGCAGTCAAGCCCCGTCTTGTCCAATAGGCGCAGACCAATATACCCCAGATGGAACATTGGAAATTACCATTGACAATGGTGGTAATGGACCATTTCTTTACGAGGCAACTTCACAATTTGGAGTGCAGAGTTTTGGCCCAACAGCGAATACTTCCCACACTTTTGCAAACATGGAAGGAGGGGAATCGGTATCTTTTACGGTGACTGATTTGGGGTGCGGAGTTTCCCAAACACAAGATCCGGTAATTGCCCTTAACAACGATATAGCATCCGAATATCTTATATCTGGATTCAGAAGAAGATGTGCTCCCGAGTGTAGTACATATGATGCAGTATTTTTTACCAACATATTTTCCCAAAATCGAATAAATACTGTACAATTACCCGGTAATGCCACAATAAGTATAAATGGAGGAGCGCCACAGGACCTTGTACTGGAAAATGCAAACGGTTCCGTTATTTCTTTTGAATATCCTCCTGGATTAAACGAGAACGATTCCTATGTACTTAATTTTAATGACGGTTGCTTTACTTTTAGTGGAAACGGTACGGCCTTGCCCATAAATGACACTCTTTTGCAATTAAATAGAGATGCAATCTATGATCCCGTTACCTGCACTTTTATACATTCGGTAAGCCCTAAAGGTCTTACAGGTGTTGGAGAAGATGTCTACAATATGTTCTGCAGTACCAATAATTTGATTATAGAACAGGAGATTACATCGGGGGTATGGGTAAATGTGCCTTTGGTAGGAGGCTCTTCAAGTGATCCGTTAAATTCTGGAATTCCGTTTCAGTTGCCCGGCAGTGGGCATTATCGTGTTACCGCTTCGGATGATTGCCATACAATCATTGAGGAGTTTGATACTTTACCAGAGGTAAACCCCTTAGATGACATTGATATCCGCAATTCAAGTTCAGTTTTAGAAGGAACGGGTGCCTTGGTAATTGACAGAGTACCAGGAACGGCCTCCTCGGCACCCATCCCTGCTACAACCTATGAGATAAGCCCAGTACCATTTGTGCCCAGTATAACCATAAGCCCAAGCCATCCTTTTAGCTTGGCAGGGTCTTACACCATTAATTTTCCGGCAACCTATACTACATCAATAAATCGTTCCTATATAGGAGATTTGCCTCCTGGGGATTACGAAATCAATGTCACGGACGTATGCAATAATCAAGCGCAAATATTGCATACAGTTTCAGACGTATCTCAATATAATCCTTCGGTACAAGTAGTTAATGGATGTCTTAATTCTTCAAGCATTATTTATGATATGAATCCGATAAATGTGGCCAGTACTTTCAATACCCGCGTGGATGTTGAATTATGGACCGATAACGGGAATGGTGAATTAGGCGCCTTGGTGCAAGGGGATATTCCTCCAGACCACCTTTCCGGATTTTTTGATAACATTTCGTCCGGAGATTACATTCTTAGATTCACCAACATCAACTTTAGATCTAGCAATCTCAATGAAAACTTCTCAGTTGTTACACTCAATAATGATGACCGAGAATATCAAACACTTGTTACCGTTGCCCCTTTTCAAAATATTGGAGTAACAACTACGGGGGCATTTTGCGATTTAAACGATTCCTCCTCAGGAATGGTCTTTGCCGAAATTACAAGTGGCACCCCAACCTATCCTATGGTATATGAACTTTTTGATGCCTCTAACCTTAGTACTCCTGTACAGACTTTTACCGAAACGGATATATCCGTGACCAATCATCTTTTTCAAAATGTTTCCGAAGGAAGTTATATAGTAAGGATAAGCACGGCATGTGATGGATTGGATTCAGACCTTGATCTAATATTGGCGCCCATACAAACATTAATCACTTCGAACAACAATGGTCCCTTATGTTCTCCTGGAGAGAATATTGAACTGTCCGTAAATTTGCCCACAAGTCTTTTTGATATTGTATGGACCGATGACCAGGGCAATACGGTTGGTACGGAGTCCTCGGTCACGATTTCCGTGACTACCCCAACTACGTACACGGCAAGCTATTCCCTTAAATCTGTATTTTGTCCATCGGCCCAAGTAAACACCAATGATATTTTTATCGATTTTCACCCCGATCTTGTTCAAATAGGTTCAGAAAGCACTACTTGCAATAGTTCAGGAGCTGATTATAGGATTAGTGTAGAAGTCGCTGGAACACCTCCCTATACCGTAACGGGTACTGGGGCTCCGGGAATATTCAATGGAAACATATGGACTTCCGACCCTATACCCGCCGGTACAGATTATAATGTGAGCTTTGAAGATGCCAGTACATGTGCCATATTGAATGTATCGGATATAGCACCCAATTGTTGTGTGTTTGCAGTTACATGTCCCACATTTCCTGATATGGTCGTGCAATGTTATGCAGATTTGCCTTCAGCTATAAGTCTTACCGAAACGGCATTTGAGGCCTTGGGCAATGCAGATGGTCTAATTGGAGATTACCCCTGTGGAATTATTGAAATAACGGTCACAAATAGCCCGGATATGGGTAGCTGTGACCAGACCATAACCAGAACCTATACGGTAACCGAATATGAGGACACCAATGCAAACGGAGTCAGGGATACTGGGGAGAATGTAATATTAAATACATTGGACTGTCAACAGGCCATCAGTGTCGAAGATGCCATGCCACCGTCCTTCGTTGAAAGTGTTCCAGCCGATATAACTGTACTATGTACTGAAATACCAGAAGCCGCAACGTTAACGGCAATAGACAACTGTAGTCCGGACGTACAGGTAAATTTCACGGAACAGACCATATTTTCCAACACTACCGATGATTTTATCATAGAGCGTCTATGGGAGGCCGTGGATTCCTGTGGTAATGTTGAGCTATTTCAACAGATTATCAATGTAACACAACCTGAAACAGAAATTGTAATTATTGATGTTTGTGTTGATGATAATAATATTGATCTTCTCCCATATCTGCCTCCTTCTTTTGATGCCAATGGAGTATTTGAAGTCATATCTGGAGATGGAAGCTTGGACGGTAGTTTATTGGACCCTTCCGATTTTGGAGTTGGGGAACACCAGATTTCCTATAGTTCTGAACAGGGAATCTGTAAGTACTTTGTAGACTTTACCATACGTATCAATGCTGATTGTATCCCTTGCAATGCTTCGGAAATTACGGCGTCAACTGCGGTCACGGCAAACTTAGATGGTGTTAACGATTTCTTCGAAATAAAAGGAGGGGAATACTGCAATTATACCTTTGGACTGCAAATTCTTAACCGATGGGGCCGAATTGTTTACGAATCCAACGATTACAGAAATGATTGGAGCGGGTTTTCCCCAAGCAATACTTTCGGTAGTTCGATCACTTTACCATCAGGCACATACTATTATATTATTTCGGTCATAGGTCTTGAAATGGAGCCTATTAATGGATACATATACTTAGGTGCTGATTAG
- a CDS encoding two-component regulator propeller domain-containing protein encodes MKIPYRHIILFIFFLILGVARAQDYTIKDIKINSNGESHKYKNFMQMDDDGFLWYSTFNGFVKDFGSYNVISPFIDKNTDNLPKLIHDFFIDSKRRVWVSGTTGIFVSSETLDVSSNRIEFKLFLKGLELQANSFIEDCDGNLWIAAGARVDNIILKVDSSLEVIEYKVPGIEPRYADDAYFLRNFLQFERMIDCDKFLIRQGRKLFVLDKGKSTLIADFTSTLNYFHGGYLHPEWQHNGGDGLLITNNGDLLSESIETQYSYEGSIFKTHFIKDLDIQVLNLPVQEMILIKEEDNTVLKNRVDLIGIEDLGKKLSLFKMIEMNRSLHLKKIYEIPFPNLIDDIEIDKNGIIYVSSDDHISKIKFSKNNFDRILNYYEGQRIDVRGFLELPNKEILAATDEGVFKLTPSDDPYNKSPYETAKVFDRMELGYQKSFLKVSDSTAWCLGESNKLVKINYVKNKIEEVHLFNSHWRLPSLHYYDILQSSDSTLLLSSHYGLHEFNTRHNKFRELPIPIVENNRELFVWDLHRAKDRLFIGTDANGLIIKYLDSDTFLQLNNDSTEGKLALPSNKVNLIFLDRQENIWLGTDKGAVHIDKNLKELTVINEAHGLTNLNVLGILEDTDGNLWFSTRNGLYQYEKNLKKITSFYVEDGLPFNDFNPSSYYRSSSGNLLFGGINGLITFDSVAETVQSQEIRIFPTKFEYYDAQEEKEMKLDVINKDTRSFNLPYDKSSFSISYTINDCYNTDANKYAYRLDGVTDDWVNLGSQTTLKLLSIPPGNHVLRIKGVNSTGVESIDELVYDLNIAEVFYKQSWFLILSGFLSVGLLLFLVLSYGNKVKKKYALNLALIELERKTLISQMNPHFIFNALNEIRNRLRNDKTKGLELYVTLFSKLARLTLDVTRNERIKLSKEIDFINSYVALSNIDNDDNIILDIKFGSNIDINDVVIPPMILQPIVENSIIHGFDKNQASKEIILNIEKSSFTEQLIITIEDNGLGIKASKNRAKNRQHQSYASQILKERLNLMNQINRRDREYRIIFKDLRDEQRSGTMVTVEIPYVKL; translated from the coding sequence TTGAAGATACCATACAGACATATTATTCTATTTATCTTTTTTTTGATTTTGGGTGTTGCCCGAGCACAGGATTATACGATAAAGGATATTAAAATTAATTCCAATGGAGAATCCCATAAGTACAAGAATTTTATGCAGATGGATGATGATGGATTTCTATGGTATTCTACTTTTAATGGTTTTGTAAAGGACTTCGGCTCCTATAATGTTATCAGCCCTTTTATAGATAAAAACACAGATAACCTACCCAAACTTATACATGATTTTTTTATTGATAGCAAACGGAGAGTATGGGTATCGGGAACTACGGGAATCTTCGTATCCAGCGAAACTTTAGATGTTAGTTCTAATCGAATAGAATTCAAACTTTTTTTAAAAGGGTTAGAACTGCAGGCAAACTCCTTTATCGAAGATTGCGATGGAAACCTATGGATTGCTGCTGGCGCCCGGGTGGATAATATTATTTTAAAAGTTGATTCTTCTTTGGAAGTCATTGAATATAAGGTTCCTGGAATTGAACCAAGATATGCCGACGATGCATATTTTTTAAGGAATTTTCTGCAGTTTGAAAGAATGATCGATTGTGATAAATTTCTAATTAGACAGGGACGTAAGCTATTTGTCCTGGACAAAGGGAAGTCCACGTTAATTGCTGATTTCACTTCGACACTTAACTATTTTCATGGTGGTTATTTGCATCCTGAATGGCAACATAATGGTGGTGATGGCCTATTAATTACGAACAATGGTGACCTCCTCTCGGAATCTATAGAAACGCAATATAGCTATGAAGGAAGTATTTTTAAAACCCATTTCATAAAAGATTTGGATATTCAAGTACTTAACTTACCTGTTCAAGAGATGATTCTCATCAAGGAAGAAGATAACACTGTACTAAAAAATCGTGTCGATCTCATTGGTATCGAAGATTTGGGGAAAAAATTATCACTATTCAAAATGATAGAAATGAATAGGAGCCTTCATCTAAAAAAAATATATGAGATTCCATTTCCCAATTTAATCGATGATATTGAAATCGATAAAAACGGTATCATTTATGTCAGCAGCGATGACCACATAAGCAAAATAAAGTTCAGCAAGAATAATTTTGATAGGATACTTAATTACTATGAGGGTCAAAGGATTGATGTAAGGGGTTTTTTGGAGCTTCCCAATAAAGAAATCCTTGCAGCCACTGATGAAGGGGTCTTTAAGCTTACCCCTTCCGATGATCCTTATAACAAAAGCCCTTATGAAACAGCAAAGGTTTTTGATAGGATGGAGCTGGGTTACCAGAAATCTTTTTTAAAAGTCAGTGATTCCACAGCATGGTGCCTAGGGGAGAGTAATAAGCTTGTCAAAATAAATTACGTTAAAAATAAGATTGAGGAGGTTCACTTATTTAATTCGCACTGGAGGTTGCCAAGTTTGCATTACTATGATATCCTACAATCTTCGGACTCTACCTTATTGCTTTCCAGTCATTATGGCCTTCACGAATTCAACACTAGACATAATAAATTCAGAGAGTTACCCATTCCGATAGTTGAGAACAATAGGGAACTTTTTGTTTGGGACCTTCATAGGGCCAAAGATAGACTCTTTATTGGCACTGATGCTAACGGACTCATTATAAAATATCTTGATTCTGATACTTTTTTACAGTTAAACAACGATTCTACTGAAGGTAAACTGGCTCTTCCATCTAACAAGGTAAATTTGATTTTTTTAGATAGGCAAGAAAATATTTGGCTAGGTACAGACAAAGGAGCAGTGCACATAGACAAGAATCTGAAAGAATTGACAGTGATAAACGAAGCTCATGGTCTTACCAATCTAAATGTGTTGGGAATTTTGGAAGATACCGATGGAAATTTATGGTTCAGTACTCGTAACGGACTTTACCAGTATGAGAAAAATTTAAAAAAAATCACCTCATTTTACGTGGAAGATGGACTACCTTTTAATGATTTTAATCCAAGTTCATATTACCGGTCTTCATCAGGCAATTTACTCTTTGGAGGGATTAACGGATTAATCACTTTTGACAGCGTTGCTGAGACTGTTCAATCCCAAGAAATCAGAATATTCCCCACCAAATTCGAATATTATGATGCCCAGGAAGAGAAAGAAATGAAGCTTGATGTTATTAACAAGGATACTCGCAGCTTTAATCTTCCCTATGATAAAAGTTCATTTTCAATATCCTATACCATTAACGACTGTTATAATACAGATGCCAACAAATATGCTTATAGATTGGACGGAGTCACCGATGATTGGGTGAATCTGGGAAGCCAGACTACTCTGAAGCTGTTGTCCATACCCCCAGGCAATCATGTTTTGAGGATTAAAGGGGTGAATTCCACTGGTGTCGAATCGATTGACGAACTGGTTTATGATTTGAATATAGCGGAAGTTTTTTATAAGCAATCTTGGTTTTTAATTTTAAGTGGATTTCTCTCAGTGGGGCTATTACTTTTTTTAGTGCTGAGTTATGGCAACAAAGTGAAAAAAAAATATGCCCTAAACCTAGCATTGATTGAATTGGAAAGGAAAACATTGATATCCCAAATGAATCCCCATTTCATATTCAATGCTTTGAACGAGATACGAAATAGATTAAGGAATGACAAAACAAAGGGATTAGAACTTTATGTGACCCTTTTTTCCAAACTTGCCAGACTTACATTGGATGTTACCAGAAATGAACGCATTAAACTTTCCAAGGAAATTGATTTTATCAACAGTTATGTTGCACTGAGCAATATTGACAATGATGATAATATTATTTTGGATATAAAATTTGGGTCAAATATTGATATAAATGATGTGGTAATCCCACCCATGATATTACAACCCATTGTGGAGAATTCCATAATACATGGTTTTGACAAAAATCAAGCAAGCAAAGAAATTATTTTGAACATTGAAAAGTCATCATTCACCGAACAATTGATTATTACTATTGAAGACAATGGATTGGGGATCAAGGCATCAAAAAACAGAGCAAAGAACAGACAGCACCAATCGTATGCCTCACAAATCTTAAAAGAAAGGTTAAATCTTATGAACCAAATAAATCGAAGGGATAGAGAATATCGGATTATATTCAAAGACCTTAGGGATGAACAAAGAAGTGGAACTATGGTAACCGTTGAAATACCATATGTAAAGTTGTGA
- a CDS encoding OmpA family protein: MKRFKTISLLFLTFFSALSLTAQTIVQKRADQLFYKFAYAKAIPHYEKMITGKNAVHAYQHLAECYLFLRDFEKALPYFEHFIDEPDTPTNYYFEYAMALKSAGQDKEALQWLKRYGKLHKKDKRVKQFLKDGNLASVVFNSKERYQVEPVHFNTEFSEFGSFVHDGQLYFSSSRKEKVSENVYDWNNESWLDIFQVAEGSDTDVPRKFEGDINSKLHESSMVFSTDYKNDTIIYFTRSNYFNNKESFHIKKENLNIEKQNNLKIYRADKVEGNWKVTKNLKTNADHYSTGHPSVNSDRTLLYFASNKPGGYGGTDIYYCKIHPRGGVGFPINAGPIVNTPGNEMFPYINNEGQLFFSSDGHVGFGQLDVFATISDESGKIKDVINLGKPLNSEKDDFGYYALDNGIDGYVSSNRKGGKGNDDIYKFKFIPQLAVEGTVTDAVNLKVLDGVQISLYDQKTGDLMNRTITDDNGEYKMFIDRKQVYMIEAVRSTHPHKHVYFNTSNTPRATRTIFKDIQLEPVLDLKVLADLNKIYFDFDKSDIRPDAAFELDKVVKLMMETYPEMTIRLESHTDPLGSHEYNDKLSEERARSTYDYLISNGVPKGRILSYKGFGKRRPINDCKGKKDCSNEELELNRRTEFPIVQISNDQPNHATIKSK; the protein is encoded by the coding sequence ATGAAACGTTTTAAGACCATTAGTCTACTGTTCCTTACTTTTTTTAGTGCATTGTCGCTCACTGCACAGACCATTGTTCAAAAAAGAGCAGACCAATTGTTCTACAAATTTGCCTATGCAAAGGCCATTCCCCACTATGAGAAAATGATCACTGGAAAAAATGCTGTACATGCCTACCAACATTTGGCAGAATGCTACTTATTCTTACGGGATTTTGAAAAGGCTTTGCCATATTTTGAACATTTTATTGATGAACCTGACACCCCAACCAATTATTACTTTGAGTATGCCATGGCATTAAAGAGTGCCGGGCAAGACAAAGAGGCATTGCAGTGGTTGAAACGCTATGGAAAATTGCATAAGAAAGATAAGAGGGTAAAACAGTTTTTGAAAGACGGAAATTTGGCCTCCGTGGTTTTCAATAGCAAAGAACGTTACCAAGTTGAACCGGTACATTTTAACACAGAGTTCAGTGAATTTGGGTCTTTTGTCCATGATGGACAGCTCTATTTTAGTTCAAGTCGTAAAGAAAAGGTTTCGGAAAATGTTTATGATTGGAACAATGAGTCTTGGCTGGATATTTTCCAAGTAGCCGAAGGCAGTGATACAGACGTTCCTCGAAAATTTGAAGGAGATATCAATTCCAAGCTCCATGAGAGTTCCATGGTTTTTTCCACCGATTATAAAAACGATACCATCATCTATTTTACGCGAAGCAATTATTTCAACAATAAAGAAAGTTTTCACATAAAAAAAGAGAATCTGAACATAGAAAAACAAAACAACCTAAAAATCTATAGGGCAGATAAGGTAGAGGGCAATTGGAAAGTTACTAAAAACCTCAAGACCAATGCGGATCATTACTCTACCGGACATCCATCGGTAAACTCAGACAGAACATTGCTGTATTTTGCTTCGAACAAACCGGGAGGTTATGGAGGAACGGACATTTATTACTGCAAAATACATCCAAGAGGCGGTGTTGGTTTCCCTATTAATGCAGGGCCCATAGTGAACACCCCCGGAAATGAAATGTTTCCGTATATTAATAACGAGGGGCAGCTTTTCTTCTCTTCTGATGGACATGTTGGTTTTGGGCAATTGGACGTCTTCGCCACAATTTCTGATGAGAGCGGAAAAATCAAAGATGTTATAAATCTAGGAAAACCCTTGAATAGCGAAAAAGACGATTTTGGGTACTATGCCCTGGATAATGGTATAGATGGTTATGTAAGCTCTAACAGAAAGGGAGGGAAAGGGAACGATGATATCTATAAGTTTAAATTTATTCCTCAATTGGCAGTGGAAGGAACAGTGACAGATGCCGTTAATCTAAAGGTGCTGGATGGTGTACAGATCTCATTATACGACCAGAAGACCGGCGACTTGATGAACAGGACCATAACCGATGATAATGGGGAATATAAAATGTTCATTGATCGAAAACAGGTGTATATGATAGAGGCGGTAAGAAGTACACATCCCCATAAGCACGTGTATTTTAATACTTCCAATACACCTCGGGCTACAAGAACAATCTTCAAAGATATCCAATTGGAGCCGGTATTGGATTTAAAGGTTCTTGCAGATCTGAACAAAATATACTTTGATTTCGACAAAAGTGATATCAGACCTGATGCAGCATTCGAATTGGACAAAGTGGTGAAACTGATGATGGAGACCTATCCGGAAATGACCATACGACTGGAGTCCCATACCGATCCCTTGGGCAGTCATGAATACAATGATAAATTGTCAGAGGAAAGGGCACGGTCAACTTATGACTACCTAATTTCAAACGGAGTTCCAAAAGGGCGAATACTATCCTATAAGGGATTTGGCAAGCGAAGACCCATAAACGATTGTAAAGGTAAGAAAGACTGCTCCAATGAAGAGTTAGAACTGAACAGAAGAACGGAATTCCCCATAGTTCAAATAAGTAATGACCAACCAAATCATGCCACTATCAAAAGCAAATGA